The following proteins come from a genomic window of Microtus pennsylvanicus isolate mMicPen1 chromosome 22, mMicPen1.hap1, whole genome shotgun sequence:
- the Flacc1 gene encoding flagellum-associated coiled-coil domain-containing protein 1 — protein MYPNPLIYCTCWDPWNLGPRKLIKTPHPLPKTLTGKPRQTHLTPVSRERNYLLSQATKPVVSPKDKAQAEKLEEGGKLPSEVIDVSPGYKLIRNREQISVTLGDEMFSRKKHLKSDILNKVKFSRTDIISDLEEQISELTAIIEQMNRDHQSAQKLLSNEMDLRCAEMKQKFENENRDLKKAHKLELEKLENSYKDALKVEKASAQEKLEDMGKEYKYLKNMFHMYQDSIYDEMEDKWTKRKAEWEKDEKLEREKILLQQKHSITKKFELESEEEKRKMNESFSTIFENFTREKEELIKQHDEDLLQMQELRKSKEILETELQAQAIVLETLNTSLYHCQLELQREKTVVGNLEKLFQTKLAEAEEKYKYTIQILTEENICLRQKMVTKNEMSDISASATPCSLESDLPERR, from the exons ATGTATCCCAATCCTCTCATCTACTGCACCTGCTGGGACCCCTGGAACTTGGGACCACGGAAGCTAATCAAGACCCCTCATCCACTTCCAAAGACCCTCACAGGAAAGCCTAG ACAAACTCATCTTACACCAGTTTCAAGGGAACGCAACTACCTTCTGTCCCAAGCAACCAAACCTGTTGTTTCCCCAAA AGACAAAGCCCAGGCAGAAAAGCTGGAGGAAGGCGGCAAACTTCCTTCT GAGGTGATTGACGTGTCACCTGGCTATAAACTCATTCGAAATCGGGAACAGATTTCAGTCACCTTGGGAGATGAGATGTTCAGTAGGAAGAAGCACTTGAAATCGGACATCTTGAACAAAGTCAAGTTTTCCAG GACCGACATCATCTCCGACCTTGAggagcagatctctgagttgacgGCAATAATAGAGCAAATGAACAGAGACCACCAGTCTGCCCAGAAACTG CTCTCCAACGAGATGGATCTCCGCTGCGCCGAGATGAAACAGAAGTTCGAAAACGAGAACAG GGATCTCAAAAAGGCTCACAAACTGGAGCTCGAGAAGTTAGAGAACAGCTACAAAGATGCCCTGAAGGTGGAAAAAGCTTCTGCCCAGGAAAAGCTAG aggacatgggcaAAGAGTATAAGTACCTGAAGAATATGTTCCACATGTATCAG GACAGCATTTATGATGAGATGGAAGACAAGTGGACAAAGCGGAAGGCAGAATGGGAGAAGGATGAGAagctggagagggagaagatCCTGCTGCAACAGA aacacagtataacaaaaaagTTTGAGCTAGAGtcggaagaagaaaagagaaaaatgaatgaatcctTCAGCACCATCTTCGAGAACTTCACCCGAGAGAAAGAG GAGCTCATTAAACAGCATGATGAAGATCTGTTGCAAATGCAGGAGCTGAGAAAATCCAAGGAG ATCTTGGAGACCGAGTTGCAGGCCCAAGCGATCGTCTTGGAGACACTGAACACGAGCCTCTACCACTGCCAGCTGGAACTCCAGAGAGAG AAAACCGTAGTGGGAAACCTGGAGAAACTGTTTCAGACAAAGCTTGCCGAAGCCGAAGAGAAGTACAAGTACACCATCCAGATCCTGACGGAGGAAAACATCTGTCTCAG GCAAAAGATGGTGACCAAGAATGAAATGTCCGACATATCGGCGTCTGCTACTCCTTGTTCGCTTGAGTCTGACTTGCCCGAACGTAGATAA